A genomic region of Colletotrichum destructivum chromosome 5, complete sequence contains the following coding sequences:
- a CDS encoding Putative cytochrome P450: protein MPSFSLTLGSLTVYAALAFFLWYTTSAVYAWWRLRRVPGPFLASFSYLWVAWHIVRGTVDVGHKSLQKYGPLARTGPGYVVTHDPEVIRRIMAARGSYGKHAWWGGARSHPTEDSILSTVDMARHDEIKAQTANGYNGRDGTDVHGRVDRQVERLVGLVRRRFVSAAGARRVVDLTDLMRFFTLDVTTDLSYGRPFGFLDKGKDLFDFNRTMDAYVSAMTLGLDVPFFRNLMRSPLMAFLLPKDTDNSGAGKIMGIAQDIVRDRFENDKRDEKDMLGSFMRHGLTQTQCEAETFVQIAAGSDTTGSLLSTTMLYIITTPRVYQRLKEEIRAAVAADSVSYPIALEQAKKLPYLQAVISEGFRMRPPVPYGAFMAVPPRGDTIHGVYLPGGTGVGFNIVAMMRCAETFGVDVDVFRPERFLECDDDARRGMLRQVDMAFGTGRLLCAGKQVALLELNKVFFELMRAFDFQLVDPRKGWRERALVVSTQNDMWVTITEDLLR from the exons ATGCCATCCTTCAGCTTGACCCTCGGCTCCTTGACCGTCTACGCCGCgctggccttcttcctctggTACACGACCTCGGCAGTCTACGCGTGGTGGCGCCTGCGCCGCGTGCCCGGCCCGTtcctggcctccttctcctaCCTCTGGGTGGCCTGGCACATCGTCCGGGgcaccgtcgacgtcggccacAAGAGCCTGCAGAAGTACGGCCCGCTCGCGCGCACGGGTCCCGGCTACGTCGTCACGCACGACCCGGAGGTCATACGCAGGATCATGGCGGCCCGGGGCAGCTACGGCAAACACGCGTGGTGGGGGGGCGCCAGGTCGCACCCGACGGAGGACTCGATCCTCAGCACCGTCGACATGGCGCGGCacgacgagatcaaggccCAGACGGCCAACGGGTACAACGGGCGCGACGGCACCGACGTCCACGGCCGCGTCGACCGGCAGGTCGagcgcctcgtcggcctcgtgcGGCGGCGCTTCGTCTCGGCTGCCGGCGcccgccgcgtcgtcgacctgaCGGACCTGATGCGCTTCTTCACCCTCGACGTCACGACGGACCTGTCGTACGGCCGGCCCTTTGGGTTCCTGGACAAGGGAAAGGACCTGTTCGACTTCAACCGCACCATGGACGCCTACGTCTCGGCCATGACGCTGGGGCTCGACGTGCCCTTTTTCCGGAACCTGATGCGCTCGCCGCTCATGGCCTTCCTCTTGCCAAAAGACACGGACAACTCGGGTGCCGGCAAGATCATGGG GATCGCGCAGGACATCGTTCGTGACCGGTTCGAGAACGATAAGCGGGACGAGAAAGACATGCTG GGCTCCTTCATGCGCCACGGTCTCACGCAGACGCAATGCGAAGCCGAGACGTTTGTGCAGATCGCCGCCGGGAGCGACACGACGGGTAGTCtgctgtcgacgacgatgctgtACATCATCACGACACCGCGCGTCTATCAGCGCCTCAAGGAGGAGATCagggccgccgtcgctgcaGATTCGGTGTCGTACCCCATCGCCCTGGAacaggccaagaagctcccCTACTTGCAG GCCGTCATATCGGAGGGGTTCCGGATgcggccgccggtgccgtACGGCGCCTTCatggcggtgccgccgcggggGGACACCATCCACGGCGTCTACCTccccggcggcaccggcgtcggGTTCAACATCGTGGCCATGATGCGCTGCGCCGAGAcgttcggcgtcgacgtcgacgtcttccgGCCCGAGCGGTTCCTCGAGtgtgacgacgacgcgcgGCGCGGCATGCTCCGGCAGGTCGACATGGCCTTTGGGACGGGGCGACTGCTGTGCGCCGGCAAGCAGGTCGCGCTGCTCGAGCTGAACAAGGTGTTTTTTGAG TTGATGCGGGCTTTTGACTTCCAGCTGGTCGATCCGCGGAAGGGCTGGAGGGAACGGGCTCTTGTTGTCAGCACGCAGAACGACATGTGGGTTACAATTACGGAGGATTTGTTGAGATAG
- a CDS encoding Putative UDP-glucuronosyl/UDP-glucosyltransferase translates to MARDSTKRTRGFFPSFYSLSFLLVVPLLVAALLYKLTSSSSPQKSDYDHVPGTPDTVLFLASANRGQHNVQLATIQGLMERHPGVRIHVASAPYVGGSLERIAGLVRSAGPPAPDPVFHALDGLADVNADIPRLLGTNRSFGELVMHRPGAAGARAAFGTLKPTMSPWSCDEYASLYRRISDLVDKVDPAVVVLDFALRPAIDVARHKQRRRVYISPMPLANVLGFIQPSVDAIWKYPTLGTDFPFPLAWKHVPSNIVAALSAMVTFATRSAGTASPQCLEERGIHGSFGPMTDPGVMWITPGLSEAAIPVDPVPAGAVRVGPITLSVRPLVEQSPELARWLRNAPTVYINMGSLFRYTQARVDVMSRAIRLLLEQTPVQVLWKLGEMDKFGDVVREHLGPLIDRGRVVVTGWINADPTALLETGDVVCFMHHGGANSFHEALSAGVPQVVVPMWLDLYNLAQVAESSGVGVYATRGTAPEWTVDGLLEPLLKVVGGGEDGLDIRAKAATVGRKAREDPGRYAAADRVARLAALGGL, encoded by the exons ATGGCGAGAGACTCAACCAAACGGACTCggggcttcttcccctccttctACTCTCTCTcgttcctcctcgtcgtgcCACTGCTCGTCGCAGCGCTCCTTTACAAGCTcacatcttcctcctcgccgcaGAAGTCAGACTACGACCATGTCCCCGGCACACCCGACACGGTCCTGTTCCTCGCCAGCGCCAACCGAGGCCAGCACAACGTCCAGCTGGCCACCATCCAGGGCCTCATGGAACGGCACCCCGGGGTCCGGATCCACGTCGCGTCCGCCCCGTACGTGGGCGGCTCCCTCGAGCGtatcgccggcctcgtccgcaGCGCCGGCCCGCCCGCCCCGGACCCCGTCTTCCACGCGCTCGACGGGCTCGCTGACGTGAATGCCGACATCCCTCGGCTGCTGGGCACGAACCGGTCTTTCGGCGAGCTGGTGATGCACCGGCCCGGCGCCGCAGGGGCCAGGGCCGCCTTCGGGACGCTGAAGCCGACCATGAGCCCGTGGTCCTGCGACGAGTACGCCAGCCTCTACCGCCGCATCtccgacctcgtcgacaaggtcgacccggccgtcgtcgtgctcgacTTTGCGCTGCGGCCGGCCATCGACGTGGCCAGGCACAAACAGAGGCGTCGCGTGTACATCTCGCCCATGCCCCTCGCCAACGTTCTGGGCTTCATCCAGCCGagcgtcgacgccatctgGAAATATCCGAC CTTAGGTACCGACTTCCCGTTCCCTCTGGCGTGGAAACATGTCCCCAGcaacatcgtcgccgccctctccgCCATGGTGACCTTCGCCACCCGGTCCGCCGGCACGGCGTCTCCCCAGTGCCTCGAGGAGCGCGGCATCCATGGCAGCTTCGGCCCCATGACAGACCCCGGCGTAATGTGGATCACGCCGGGCCTGTCCGAGGCCGCTATTCCCGTCGACCCGGTGCCGGCCGGTGCCGTCCGTGTGGGGCCCATCACCCTGAGCGTCCGGCCCCTGGTCGAGCAGAGCCCTGAGCTCGCCCGGTGGCTGCGGAACGCGCCCACCGTCTACATCAACATGGGCAGCCTGTTCAGGTACACCCAGGCCCGCGTCGACGTCATGTCCCGCGCCATCCGGCTCCTCCTGGAGCAGACGCCCGTGCAGGTCCTCTGGAAGCTCGGGGAGATGGACAAATTCGGGGACGTCGTCCGGGAGCACCTTGGGCCTCTTATTGACCGGGGGCGTGTCGTGGTCACCGGGTGGATCAACGCGGACCCGACAGCTTTGCTGGAGACGGGCGACGTGGTGTGTTTTATGcaccacggcggcgccaactcCTTCCACGAAGCTCTGTC GGCCGGTGTGCCGCAGGTCGTCGTGCCCATGTGGCTGGACTTGTACAACCTCGCCCAGGTGGCCGAGAGCAGCGGCGTGGGCGTCTACGCGACGCGTGGCACGGCGCCGGAGTGGACCGTCGACGGGCTCTTGGAGCCGCTGCTGAaggttgtcggcggcggcgaggacggtcTCGATATAAGGGCCAAGGCCGCGACGGTGGGCAGAAAGGCACGCGAGGACCCGGGGAGATATGCTGCCGCGGACAGAGTTGCCCGTTTGGCCGCGCTGGGGGGTCTCTGA